From Cellulomonas oligotrophica, a single genomic window includes:
- a CDS encoding DoxX family protein, which yields MSTTSTAPSTRDGVARTVGRVWLGLTLAFAGTTHLTVARQEFQAQVPSWVPLDPDLVVLASGVVEITLGLALTFAPRRWRPWVGAAAALFFVAIFPGNVAQYLEQKDGFGLDTDAKRLARLPFQVVLVLWSLWSTGAWRAFRAHRAALAARPGDGR from the coding sequence ATGAGCACGACGAGCACGGCCCCGAGCACGCGCGACGGGGTCGCGCGCACCGTCGGCCGGGTGTGGCTCGGGCTGACGCTCGCGTTCGCCGGCACCACGCACCTGACGGTCGCGCGGCAGGAGTTCCAGGCGCAGGTGCCGTCGTGGGTGCCGCTCGACCCCGACCTGGTCGTGCTCGCGTCGGGCGTCGTGGAGATCACGCTGGGCCTGGCGCTGACGTTCGCGCCGCGCCGGTGGCGGCCGTGGGTCGGCGCGGCGGCGGCGCTCTTCTTCGTCGCGATCTTCCCCGGCAACGTCGCCCAGTACCTGGAGCAGAAGGACGGGTTCGGGCTGGACACGGACGCCAAGCGTCTGGCCCGCCTGCCGTTCCAGGTGGTGCTGGTGCTGTGGTCGCTGTGGTCGACGGGTGCGTGGCGCGCGTTCCGCGCGCACCGTGCCGCGCTGGCCGCCCGCCCCGGGGACGGGCGATGA
- a CDS encoding organic hydroperoxide resistance protein gives MPAVYTAVATATGEGRAGGRARSDDGLLDVTLAIPAAIGGPGGGTNPEQLFAAGWASCFHSALKSVAARERVTLRDSAVVAQIGLLPLESGAYTIEAALEVEIGGLAQAEAERLVELAHQVCPYSNATRGNIEVRLTTTTDGDAG, from the coding sequence ATGCCCGCCGTCTACACCGCCGTCGCCACCGCCACCGGGGAGGGCCGCGCCGGAGGCCGCGCCCGGTCGGACGACGGTCTGCTCGACGTCACCCTCGCGATCCCCGCCGCCATCGGCGGGCCGGGCGGCGGGACCAACCCCGAGCAGCTGTTCGCCGCCGGCTGGGCGTCCTGCTTCCACTCCGCCCTGAAGTCCGTCGCCGCCCGCGAGCGCGTCACGCTGCGCGACTCGGCCGTCGTCGCGCAGATCGGCCTGCTGCCGCTGGAGTCCGGCGCCTACACGATCGAGGCTGCGCTCGAGGTGGAGATCGGCGGGCTGGCGCAGGCCGAGGCCGAGCGTCTCGTCGAGCTCGCGCACCAGGTGTGCCCCTACTCCAACGCGACCCGTGGCAACATCGAGGTGCGCCTGACCACGACGACCGACGGGGACGCCGGATGA